A part of Olleya sp. Bg11-27 genomic DNA contains:
- a CDS encoding TIGR01777 family oxidoreductase → MKTIIIAGGTGFLGQALKKHFTKQKYTVLILSRQPKSKNDIHWDGKELGDWTKHLENAHALINLSGKSVDCRYTDKNKKAISNSRIDTTNLLGLAVNLCDNPPKYWFNSSTATIYKGSLDTPNTEKNGIIGDDFSMNIAKSWEQTFNAITTPKTKKVILRTSIVFGKNGGALIPLKQLTRFGLGGKQTSGHQKVSWIHETDFTNAIQFLMDNNLEGIFNLCVPQPTDNKTLMQNLRHVLKIPFGLSHPLWLLKLGAFFIGTETELVTKSRNVLPEKLLQHGFTFKYTNIKTALKDLIKK, encoded by the coding sequence ATGAAAACAATAATTATAGCTGGCGGTACTGGATTTTTAGGGCAAGCCTTAAAAAAGCATTTTACAAAACAAAAATATACTGTTTTGATTTTAAGTAGACAGCCAAAATCAAAAAACGATATACACTGGGACGGAAAAGAACTTGGTGACTGGACTAAGCATTTAGAAAACGCACACGCATTAATAAATCTATCAGGAAAATCTGTGGACTGTAGATATACAGATAAAAACAAAAAAGCAATTTCCAATTCAAGAATTGACACCACCAATTTACTTGGATTAGCTGTCAACTTATGTGATAACCCACCTAAATATTGGTTTAATTCCTCCACTGCAACAATATATAAAGGATCATTAGACACACCAAATACCGAGAAAAACGGAATAATAGGTGATGACTTTTCCATGAACATTGCTAAATCCTGGGAACAAACTTTTAACGCAATAACAACTCCGAAAACAAAAAAAGTAATCTTACGCACCTCCATTGTATTCGGTAAAAATGGTGGCGCCTTAATCCCATTGAAACAACTGACACGATTTGGTTTGGGAGGTAAACAAACATCCGGACATCAAAAAGTAAGCTGGATACATGAAACTGACTTTACTAATGCTATTCAGTTTTTAATGGACAACAATCTAGAAGGCATATTTAATCTTTGTGTCCCTCAACCCACAGACAACAAAACACTCATGCAAAATTTGAGACATGTCTTAAAAATACCGTTTGGATTATCTCATCCATTGTGGCTTTTAAAATTAGGGGCCTTTTTTATAGGTACAGAAACAGAATTAGTTACAAAAAGCAGAAATGTACTCCCTGAAAAACTGCTTCAGCATGGATTTACATTTAAGTATACAAACATAAAAACAGCATTAAAAGATTTAATAAAAAAATAA
- a CDS encoding GbsR/MarR family transcriptional regulator — protein MEYQEAKDKFISTWGSLGSLWGINKAMAQIQALLFISTKPLSMEEIMEDLKISRGNTSMNLRQLMDWGIVTKTLVAGERKEFFTTEKDVQELARIIAVERSRREIKPVVKVLNDVSSITDDGTAKTKELIKQTKALHELTETMDVMINKLVNQKQNWITKSLLKLFK, from the coding sequence ATGGAATATCAAGAAGCAAAAGATAAATTTATTAGTACTTGGGGAAGTTTAGGTTCTTTATGGGGAATAAACAAGGCTATGGCACAAATACAAGCGCTTCTTTTTATATCCACTAAACCATTATCTATGGAGGAGATCATGGAGGATTTAAAAATCTCTAGAGGAAATACAAGTATGAATCTAAGACAATTAATGGATTGGGGAATTGTAACCAAAACATTAGTTGCTGGAGAACGTAAAGAGTTTTTTACTACTGAAAAAGACGTACAAGAATTAGCAAGAATTATTGCAGTAGAACGCAGCAGAAGAGAAATCAAACCTGTAGTAAAAGTATTAAACGATGTGTCTAGTATTACAGATGATGGAACAGCAAAAACTAAAGAATTAATTAAACAAACTAAAGCGCTTCACGAATTAACAGAAACTATGGATGTGATGATAAACAAATTAGTAAATCAAAAACAGAACTGGATTACAAAATCTTTACTTAAACTTTTCAAATAA
- a CDS encoding 5-(carboxyamino)imidazole ribonucleotide synthase, which produces MNYFSSDFKLGILGGGQLGKMLLYDTRKFDIYTCVLDNSNEAPSRMACNEFTEGDLMDFDTVYNFGKQVNVLTIEIENVNVDALEKLENEGVKVYPSSKTLQRIQNKATQKLFYQDHNLPTAPFSRFAYVSEIEDAIDNGGLKLPFVWKAAQFGYDGNGVKIVRSLKDLTDLPKGECIAEQLVPFKNELAVIVARSATGETKTYPVVEMEFHPEANQVEYVICPARIPNEVAKKAQDIALKTSEAFNHVGLLAVELFQTEDDQILINEVAPRPHNSGHQTIEGSYTSQFEQHIRAVLGLPLGKTANKAAAVMVNLVGAEDYEGPVKYKNIEAIMAMDGVTPHIYGKQETRPFRKMGHVTIINEDLNTARQIAEEVKNSIKVISQ; this is translated from the coding sequence ATGAATTATTTTTCTTCAGACTTTAAATTAGGTATTTTAGGTGGTGGCCAATTAGGTAAAATGCTCCTTTATGATACTCGAAAATTTGACATATACACTTGCGTTTTAGACAATAGCAATGAAGCACCAAGCCGAATGGCCTGTAATGAATTTACAGAAGGTGATTTAATGGATTTTGATACCGTTTACAATTTTGGAAAGCAGGTTAATGTGCTTACCATTGAGATTGAAAACGTGAATGTTGACGCATTAGAAAAACTAGAAAATGAAGGCGTAAAAGTCTATCCGTCCTCTAAAACTTTGCAACGTATCCAAAATAAAGCCACGCAAAAATTATTTTATCAAGATCATAATTTGCCAACTGCTCCTTTTAGTCGGTTTGCTTATGTCTCAGAAATTGAAGATGCGATTGATAACGGTGGATTAAAACTACCCTTTGTATGGAAAGCAGCACAATTTGGCTATGACGGTAATGGGGTTAAAATAGTACGATCTCTAAAGGATTTAACAGATTTGCCTAAAGGCGAATGTATAGCAGAGCAATTAGTTCCTTTTAAAAATGAATTAGCTGTTATTGTAGCCAGAAGTGCTACTGGAGAAACGAAAACGTATCCCGTAGTCGAAATGGAATTTCATCCAGAAGCCAATCAAGTAGAATATGTTATTTGCCCAGCAAGAATACCCAATGAAGTTGCTAAAAAGGCACAAGACATTGCTTTAAAAACATCCGAAGCGTTTAATCATGTCGGCTTATTAGCTGTCGAATTATTTCAAACAGAAGACGACCAGATTCTGATTAATGAAGTAGCACCAAGACCACATAACTCTGGACACCAAACCATTGAAGGGAGTTACACTTCGCAATTTGAACAACACATCCGCGCGGTATTAGGATTACCATTAGGTAAAACAGCTAATAAAGCAGCAGCTGTTATGGTTAATTTAGTAGGTGCTGAAGATTATGAAGGCCCCGTAAAATATAAAAATATTGAAGCTATCATGGCTATGGATGGTGTGACACCGCATATATATGGTAAACAAGAAACTCGTCCTTTTAGAAAAATGGGCCATGTCACTATAATAAACGAAGATTTAAATACAGCACGTCAAATTGCTGAAGAGGTTAAAAACAGTATAAAAGTAATAAGTCAATAA
- the purE gene encoding 5-(carboxyamino)imidazole ribonucleotide mutase: MNKVAVIMGSNSDMPVMQDAIDILKDFEIDIEVDIVSAHRTPEKLFEFSKNAHKRGIKVIIAGAGGAAHLPGMVAALSPLPIIGVPVKSSNSIDGWDSVLSILQMPGGVPVATVALNGAKNAGILAAQIIGTSDPLVLDKIIAYKDSLKLKVEQAAKAVK; encoded by the coding sequence ATGAATAAAGTAGCAGTAATAATGGGAAGCAATAGCGATATGCCAGTCATGCAAGACGCTATAGATATTTTAAAAGATTTTGAAATAGATATTGAAGTTGATATCGTATCTGCACATCGTACACCAGAAAAATTATTTGAATTTAGTAAAAACGCACACAAAAGAGGCATTAAAGTAATTATTGCTGGTGCTGGTGGCGCTGCACATTTACCAGGTATGGTAGCTGCTTTAAGTCCATTACCAATTATAGGAGTCCCTGTAAAAAGCAGCAACTCTATTGATGGATGGGATTCTGTATTATCTATCCTTCAAATGCCTGGAGGAGTTCCTGTAGCCACAGTAGCCTTAAATGGAGCAAAAAATGCTGGTATCCTAGCAGCACAAATTATAGGTACCTCGGACCCTTTAGTTTTAGACAAAATAATAGCTTACAAAGACAGTTTAAAATTAAAAGTAGAGCAAGCGGCTAAAGCTGTTAAATAG
- a CDS encoding methyltransferase domain-containing protein has protein sequence MKTILSAQLDQSEQNKIEMVDFYNEATEDYEFWSKDFNMHFGYYIPFKTNPFKRDEMLNQMTNQVISRFNYTNKKATLIDLGCGMGGSMRYAIRKHKNLTAIGVTLSNFQVKQGNTLLKGLKGTILKENYNNTSFKTNSFDSALAIESFCHSGHSRTALKEAYRILKPDGTLVIADAFLKKEETELCYGGKYAYHKLCNHWSLEKLETRNNMVKKLQSVGFTNIKIEDASLRVAPSVLHVPFTIMGFFLKNLITLKGFKKESLHNLLGSFYALLSGLHMKSFGYYIITCTK, from the coding sequence ATGAAAACAATACTCTCAGCACAACTGGATCAGTCAGAACAAAACAAAATAGAAATGGTTGACTTTTATAACGAAGCAACAGAAGACTATGAATTTTGGAGTAAAGATTTTAATATGCATTTTGGTTACTACATTCCTTTTAAAACAAACCCTTTTAAAAGAGATGAGATGTTAAACCAAATGACAAACCAAGTAATCAGTCGCTTTAATTACACTAACAAAAAAGCAACTTTAATAGATTTAGGTTGCGGTATGGGAGGCTCCATGCGATATGCTATTCGAAAACATAAAAATCTGACCGCTATTGGTGTCACACTATCTAACTTTCAAGTTAAACAAGGCAATACATTATTAAAAGGCTTAAAAGGAACAATCCTTAAAGAAAACTATAATAACACCTCGTTTAAAACTAACAGTTTTGATTCTGCTTTAGCCATAGAAAGTTTCTGTCATTCTGGTCACAGTAGAACGGCACTTAAAGAAGCATACCGAATCTTAAAACCTGATGGCACATTAGTTATTGCTGATGCTTTCTTAAAAAAAGAAGAAACAGAATTGTGTTATGGTGGAAAATACGCGTATCACAAACTATGTAATCATTGGAGTTTAGAAAAGCTAGAAACCAGAAACAACATGGTTAAAAAGCTTCAATCTGTCGGCTTTACAAATATTAAAATAGAAGATGCTTCACTTAGAGTAGCCCCTTCTGTATTACATGTTCCGTTTACCATTATGGGTTTCTTCCTAAAAAACCTAATAACACTTAAAGGTTTTAAAAAAGAAAGTCTGCACAACTTACTAGGGTCTTTCTATGCTCTATTATCTGGTCTGCACATGAAAAGTTTTGGGTATTACATTATAACTTGTACTAAATAA
- a CDS encoding M3 family metallopeptidase — MNILLKPFTTNFNTAPFQSIKNEDYKPSILKLIEDAKQDIDTIVNNTNAPTFENTIEALEFSGQQLDRVTSIFFNLNSAETNDEIQKIAQDISPILTEFGNDITLNQDLFTKVKAVYDTKDSLDLTTEQSTLLDKKYKSFSRNGANLSEDKKLKLRAIDKQLASLKLKFGENLLAETNAFEMLLTKEEEVSGLPEGAKEAAKQLAESKNKDGWLITLDYPSYIPFMTYADRRDLREKLAKASGAKGFKKDALDNQNNVLDIARLRFERANLLGYQTHSHFVLEERMAETPEKVNTFLQDLLVKAKPAAEREFAELETLAKELDTIDQLEKWDSAYYSEKLKQKLFNLDDEQLKPYFKLENVIDGAFQVANKLFGLQFKKIDTIDKYHEDVMTYEVLDENDALVSIFYADFFPRAGKRNGAWMTSYKPQFIKDGINERPHISNVCNFTKPTKSKPSLLTFNEVTTLFHEFGHGLHGMLANTTYPSLSGTSVFWDFVELPSQVLENWCYEKEALELFAKHYETGEVIPMDLVAKIKESATFQEGMQTLRQLSFGLLDMSWHGINPSDITDVKTHEYKTFEDTNLYPDVKENCMSTAFAHIFQGGYSSGYYSYKWAEVLDADAFDYFKEKGIFNKDVAKKFKDNVLSQGGTENPMVLYKRFRGQEPKPEALLKRAGLIK, encoded by the coding sequence ATGAACATACTTTTAAAACCTTTTACTACCAATTTTAACACGGCACCATTCCAATCTATAAAAAATGAAGACTATAAACCTTCTATTTTAAAACTTATTGAAGACGCTAAGCAAGATATTGACACCATAGTTAATAATACTAATGCACCAACGTTTGAAAACACGATTGAAGCATTAGAATTTTCTGGACAACAACTAGATCGTGTCACGAGTATATTCTTTAATTTAAACTCGGCTGAAACAAATGACGAGATTCAGAAAATCGCGCAGGACATCTCTCCTATTCTAACAGAGTTTGGAAATGATATTACATTAAATCAAGACTTATTTACTAAAGTTAAAGCTGTATATGATACTAAAGATAGTTTAGATTTAACAACAGAACAAAGTACATTACTAGATAAAAAGTACAAAAGCTTTTCCAGAAACGGTGCAAACTTATCTGAAGACAAAAAACTAAAATTAAGAGCTATTGACAAACAATTAGCTAGTCTTAAATTAAAGTTTGGAGAAAACTTATTAGCAGAGACTAATGCTTTTGAAATGCTATTAACCAAAGAAGAGGAAGTCTCGGGTTTACCTGAAGGTGCTAAAGAGGCTGCCAAACAATTAGCAGAGAGCAAAAACAAAGACGGTTGGTTAATTACATTAGACTACCCAAGCTACATCCCGTTTATGACGTATGCTGATCGCAGAGATTTACGTGAAAAATTAGCAAAAGCTTCTGGAGCTAAAGGTTTTAAAAAGGATGCTTTAGACAATCAAAACAACGTATTAGATATTGCAAGATTACGTTTTGAACGTGCTAATCTATTAGGATATCAAACGCATTCGCACTTTGTATTAGAAGAGCGCATGGCAGAAACACCTGAAAAAGTAAACACGTTTTTACAGGACTTATTAGTAAAAGCTAAGCCTGCTGCTGAACGTGAGTTTGCCGAATTAGAAACTTTAGCAAAAGAACTTGATACTATTGATCAATTAGAAAAATGGGATTCAGCTTACTACTCTGAAAAATTAAAACAAAAATTATTTAATTTAGATGACGAGCAACTTAAACCTTACTTTAAATTAGAGAACGTTATTGATGGTGCTTTTCAAGTGGCTAACAAATTATTTGGACTTCAATTTAAAAAAATTGACACCATAGATAAGTATCATGAAGATGTTATGACCTATGAAGTTTTAGATGAAAACGATGCATTAGTCTCAATATTCTACGCTGATTTTTTCCCTAGAGCAGGAAAACGAAATGGCGCATGGATGACCTCTTACAAGCCTCAATTTATTAAAGATGGTATTAATGAAAGACCACACATCTCTAATGTCTGTAATTTTACGAAACCGACCAAGAGCAAACCATCCTTACTAACATTTAATGAAGTGACTACTTTGTTTCATGAGTTTGGTCATGGATTACATGGTATGCTTGCAAATACTACTTACCCAAGTTTATCTGGAACAAGTGTGTTTTGGGATTTTGTAGAGTTACCAAGTCAAGTGTTAGAAAACTGGTGTTATGAGAAAGAAGCACTAGAGTTATTTGCTAAACACTACGAAACTGGTGAAGTGATACCTATGGATTTAGTTGCAAAAATTAAAGAGAGTGCGACGTTCCAAGAAGGCATGCAAACCTTAAGACAGTTAAGTTTTGGTCTTTTAGACATGAGCTGGCATGGTATAAATCCATCGGATATTACAGATGTAAAAACACACGAATACAAAACGTTTGAAGACACTAACTTATATCCTGACGTAAAAGAAAACTGTATGAGCACTGCTTTTGCACACATCTTTCAAGGCGGCTACTCTTCTGGGTATTATAGCTACAAATGGGCAGAAGTTTTAGATGCAGATGCCTTTGACTACTTTAAGGAAAAAGGTATTTTTAACAAAGATGTAGCAAAAAAATTCAAGGACAACGTGTTGTCTCAAGGCGGTACAGAAAACCCAATGGTATTATACAAACGTTTTAGAGGTCAAGAGCCAAAACCTGAAGCGTTATTAAAACGTGCTGGACTGATTAAATAA